Proteins encoded within one genomic window of Formosa agariphila KMM 3901:
- a CDS encoding alpha-ketoacid dehydrogenase subunit alpha/beta — protein MQIEPETMKGLSFEDFKAEVLNDYKIAVTSRECSLLGRREVLTGKAKFGIFGDGKEVAQLAMAKAFKDGDFRSGYYRDQTFMMAIGELTVEQFFSGLYANTDIEIEPMSAGRQMGGHFATHSLDENGHWKNLTEQKNSSADISPTAAQMPRLLGLAQASKIYRHVKGIYTKNFSNNGNEVAWGTIGNASTSEGVFFETINAAGVLQVPMIISVWDDEYGISVHAKHQTTKENISEILKGFQRDEHTKGYEILRVKGWDYPALIETYQKASKISREEHVPVLIHVNEITQPQGHSTSGSHERYKDGNRLAWEIANDCNTKMRKWIIANGFATDEELTELEKSIKKVVRIGKKTSWSLIVDPINKDKTEALNILKLVANKSPNKAFILKLAQDLEAIDEPVKRDIIVAARKALRYIINDNSPEKDRLLQWIEKYFEKVQPQYSSHLYSEGNKSVKYIAEVKPIYTENTESVDGRLILRDNFDAIFSKYPETLIFGEDSGAIGDVNQGLEGMQEKYGELRVADVGIREATILGQGIGMAMRGLRPIAEIQYLDYLLYAIQIISDDLATLQYRTKGRQKAPLIIRTRGHRLEGVWHSGSPMGGIINLVRGIHVLVPRNMTKAAGFYNTLLESDEPALIIECLNGYRLKEKKPANFGLFKTPIGVVEKLREGLDITLVSYGSTLRIVEQAAKDLMEVGIQAEVIDVQSLLPFDVNHDIVKSVQKTNRLLIIDEDVPGGASAYILNEILDNQNAYQFLDSKPRTLTAKAHRPAYGTDGDYFSKPSLEDVFETVYKIMHEANPNKYPKLR, from the coding sequence ATGCAAATAGAACCTGAAACTATGAAAGGACTTTCTTTTGAAGACTTTAAAGCCGAAGTTTTAAATGATTACAAAATTGCAGTTACCTCTCGGGAGTGTAGTTTACTTGGACGAAGAGAAGTACTTACAGGAAAAGCAAAATTCGGAATTTTTGGAGATGGAAAAGAAGTTGCTCAATTAGCAATGGCAAAAGCGTTTAAAGACGGAGACTTCCGTTCTGGTTACTATCGCGACCAAACCTTTATGATGGCCATAGGCGAACTTACTGTAGAACAATTTTTCTCTGGTTTATATGCCAATACAGACATAGAAATAGAACCCATGTCTGCTGGTAGACAAATGGGTGGTCATTTTGCAACACATAGTTTAGACGAAAATGGACATTGGAAAAACTTAACAGAACAGAAAAATTCTAGTGCAGATATTTCACCTACAGCTGCACAAATGCCTAGACTTTTAGGTTTAGCTCAGGCTTCTAAAATCTACAGACATGTAAAAGGAATTTACACCAAAAACTTTTCGAATAACGGAAATGAAGTGGCTTGGGGAACCATTGGAAATGCTAGTACTAGCGAAGGTGTGTTCTTCGAAACCATAAACGCTGCAGGTGTATTACAAGTACCAATGATTATTAGCGTTTGGGATGACGAATACGGTATTTCTGTACACGCTAAACACCAAACAACTAAAGAAAATATTTCTGAAATCTTAAAAGGGTTTCAAAGAGATGAACATACTAAAGGATACGAAATATTACGTGTTAAAGGTTGGGACTATCCTGCCCTAATTGAAACCTACCAAAAAGCAAGTAAGATTTCTAGAGAAGAACATGTACCTGTTTTAATACACGTAAACGAAATTACTCAGCCACAAGGACACTCGACTTCAGGATCTCATGAACGCTATAAAGACGGGAATCGTCTAGCTTGGGAAATTGCCAACGATTGTAATACCAAAATGAGAAAATGGATTATTGCAAATGGTTTTGCTACCGATGAAGAACTAACCGAACTCGAAAAAAGCATTAAAAAGGTCGTTAGAATTGGTAAAAAAACATCTTGGTCCCTTATTGTAGACCCTATTAATAAAGATAAAACAGAAGCCTTAAACATATTAAAACTTGTAGCTAACAAAAGTCCTAACAAGGCATTTATTCTTAAATTAGCACAAGATCTTGAAGCTATAGACGAACCTGTAAAACGAGATATTATTGTAGCTGCTCGTAAAGCGCTACGTTACATTATTAATGATAATTCTCCAGAAAAAGACAGACTGCTGCAATGGATTGAAAAATACTTCGAAAAAGTACAACCACAATACAGCTCGCATTTATATAGTGAAGGTAATAAATCTGTAAAGTATATAGCCGAAGTTAAACCTATCTATACAGAAAACACTGAAAGCGTAGACGGACGTTTAATTTTAAGAGATAATTTTGATGCGATATTTAGTAAATATCCTGAAACATTAATTTTTGGTGAAGACTCTGGAGCCATTGGAGATGTAAACCAAGGTCTTGAAGGCATGCAAGAAAAATATGGCGAATTAAGAGTAGCCGATGTTGGTATTCGTGAAGCAACTATTCTTGGTCAAGGTATAGGAATGGCAATGCGAGGGCTTCGTCCAATTGCAGAAATTCAGTATTTAGATTACTTATTATATGCTATTCAAATTATAAGTGATGATTTAGCAACATTACAGTACAGAACAAAAGGGCGCCAAAAAGCTCCTTTAATTATAAGAACACGTGGTCACCGTCTTGAAGGTGTTTGGCACTCTGGATCGCCAATGGGAGGTATAATTAATCTTGTTCGAGGGATACATGTTTTAGTGCCAAGAAACATGACTAAAGCCGCAGGGTTTTATAATACGTTATTAGAGTCTGACGAGCCTGCTTTAATCATAGAGTGTTTAAACGGTTACCGATTAAAAGAAAAGAAGCCAGCTAACTTTGGGTTATTTAAAACACCTATCGGAGTTGTCGAGAAACTGCGTGAAGGATTAGATATTACTTTAGTATCGTACGGTTCTACACTACGTATTGTAGAGCAAGCTGCTAAAGATTTAATGGAAGTTGGTATACAAGCAGAAGTTATCGATGTTCAATCGCTTTTACCTTTCGATGTTAATCATGATATTGTAAAAAGTGTACAAAAAACAAATCGTTTATTAATTA
- a CDS encoding gluzincin family metallopeptidase: MVTFGQNKTDLKATFDVATKQIKISQTIQYKNTTQDTLHAIYLNDWPNSFSTKSTPLAKRFTEEYKTNFHFAKSEDRGFTAVTSITQNNDELEFSRVKNHPDVIKVKLPKPLQGSETYTINLQYIVQVPNDNFTRYGWTSNNDFNLRYWYITPAVYNGTWNYYSNKDLDDLFIPVADLNLEIEFPSYYSLISELSVADTKVKDGNTIVTLQGKNSINSKLFLKTKSDFNSTGNESFSIVTNINEENLNEIERIIITDKIITFITDNFGEYPHEKLLLTEIDYRKNPIYGLNQLPNFIRPFPNHFQYELKLIKTALNNYFENILLVNPRDDYWLNDGLQVYYLMKYVDEHYPNMKLFGTLSNIWGIRAFHATQLQFNNQYTFLYMHMARSNLDQPLAMPKDSLLKFNSNIANKYKAGLGLKYLEDYLDDNVVQESIDGFISLNKLKQTSTEDFETLLRCNTTKDVDWFFNDYIQTRKKIDYKIKGYDVVGDSLEVTIKNKRKNNMPISLFGIQNDSIVYKTWINNITETEKVNIPKAGIDKLVLNYDMRVPEFNLRDDWKSLKGFIFNNKPLQFRLFKDIEDPYYNQVFFMPDFTYNYYDGFAPGIRLYNKTALPKEFLYSLRPRYAIKSKQLIGNVSLSYTHQFENKNLYYIKYGFSGEYSNYAPNLSYTSYTPYVNIGFRNSDDFRDNKKQSLTLRYISISREDDPSNIYNKETQPDYDVFNIRYGNTDPNLKNHITGFADFQLAKNFGKIAVNFEYRKLTENNRNYNLRLFAGTFLYNNTYETSDYFSFALDRPTDYLFDYNYLGRSEESGVLSQELVIAEGGFKSKLDPAFANQWMTTLNGGTTIWKYIELYGDLGLVKNHGQSAKFVYDTGFRLNLIADYFELYFPVYSNLGWEISQPQYAEKIRFIVTLSPKTLLGLFKRRWY; encoded by the coding sequence ATGGTTACTTTTGGTCAGAATAAAACCGACCTAAAAGCTACCTTCGATGTTGCGACTAAACAAATTAAAATTTCTCAAACCATTCAATATAAAAACACGACGCAAGACACGCTTCATGCCATATATTTAAACGATTGGCCAAATAGTTTTTCTACAAAATCTACACCTCTTGCAAAACGTTTTACCGAAGAATATAAAACTAATTTTCATTTCGCAAAAAGCGAAGACCGTGGTTTTACAGCTGTAACCAGTATTACGCAAAACAACGACGAACTAGAATTTAGTCGTGTTAAAAATCATCCCGATGTTATAAAAGTCAAACTTCCTAAACCATTACAAGGAAGCGAAACGTACACCATAAATCTTCAATATATTGTTCAAGTTCCCAACGATAATTTTACACGGTATGGTTGGACTAGCAACAACGATTTCAACTTAAGGTACTGGTACATAACACCTGCAGTTTACAACGGAACCTGGAACTACTATAGCAATAAAGATTTAGATGATTTATTTATACCTGTAGCCGATTTAAATTTAGAAATCGAATTTCCAAGCTATTACTCACTTATTTCAGAGTTATCGGTTGCCGACACCAAAGTTAAAGACGGAAATACTATTGTGACTTTACAAGGTAAAAACAGTATAAATTCAAAATTATTTCTAAAAACTAAATCCGATTTTAATTCAACTGGAAACGAATCCTTTTCGATAGTTACCAATATTAATGAAGAGAATTTAAATGAAATAGAACGCATTATAATCACCGATAAAATCATCACGTTCATAACCGATAATTTTGGCGAATATCCACATGAAAAACTACTGTTAACAGAAATCGATTATAGAAAGAATCCCATTTATGGTCTTAATCAATTGCCTAATTTTATACGACCGTTTCCAAATCATTTTCAATACGAATTAAAACTTATAAAAACCGCTTTAAACAACTATTTTGAAAACATATTGTTAGTTAACCCAAGGGATGATTATTGGTTGAATGACGGACTACAAGTCTATTATTTAATGAAATATGTAGACGAACATTATCCGAATATGAAACTTTTCGGAACACTTTCAAATATTTGGGGAATTCGTGCTTTTCACGCCACACAGCTTCAATTTAATAACCAATACACTTTTTTATACATGCATATGGCACGCTCTAATTTAGATCAGCCATTAGCTATGCCTAAAGATTCGTTACTAAAATTCAATTCAAATATTGCGAATAAATATAAGGCAGGACTGGGTTTAAAATATTTAGAAGATTATTTAGATGATAATGTCGTACAAGAATCTATAGATGGCTTTATTTCATTAAACAAATTAAAGCAAACTTCTACAGAAGACTTCGAAACGCTTTTACGCTGTAACACCACTAAAGATGTCGATTGGTTTTTTAATGATTACATACAGACCCGTAAAAAAATAGATTATAAAATTAAAGGCTACGACGTTGTTGGAGACTCACTAGAAGTTACCATAAAAAACAAGCGAAAAAACAATATGCCAATCTCATTATTTGGTATTCAGAACGACAGCATTGTATATAAAACGTGGATTAATAACATTACCGAAACTGAAAAGGTAAACATTCCAAAAGCAGGCATAGATAAACTCGTTTTAAACTACGATATGCGTGTTCCTGAATTTAATTTAAGAGACGATTGGAAATCTTTAAAAGGATTTATTTTCAACAACAAACCCTTACAATTTAGATTATTTAAAGATATTGAAGACCCGTATTACAATCAGGTCTTTTTTATGCCCGATTTTACCTATAATTATTACGATGGTTTTGCTCCTGGAATTCGTTTATATAACAAAACAGCGCTCCCTAAAGAATTTTTATACAGTTTAAGACCTAGATATGCTATAAAAAGTAAACAGCTTATTGGAAATGTAAGTTTAAGCTATACTCACCAATTCGAGAATAAAAATTTATATTACATTAAATACGGATTTTCTGGAGAGTATTCTAATTACGCTCCTAACCTATCTTACACCTCATATACACCATATGTAAATATTGGGTTTAGAAATAGCGACGACTTTAGAGATAACAAAAAACAATCTTTAACGTTACGATATATTAGTATTTCTAGAGAAGACGACCCTTCAAATATTTACAATAAAGAAACCCAACCGGATTACGATGTTTTTAATATCCGTTATGGAAATACAGACCCAAATTTAAAAAACCATATTACCGGATTTGCAGATTTTCAATTGGCTAAAAACTTTGGAAAAATAGCTGTAAATTTTGAATATAGAAAGCTAACAGAAAACAACAGAAATTACAACCTTCGTTTATTTGCTGGTACATTTCTATACAATAACACCTACGAAACTTCAGACTATTTTAGCTTTGCTTTAGATAGACCAACAGATTATTTATTCGATTACAATTACTTGGGACGTTCGGAAGAGTCCGGAGTTTTAAGTCAGGAATTAGTAATTGCTGAGGGTGGATTTAAATCGAAATTAGATCCTGCCTTTGCCAATCAGTGGATGACCACTTTAAATGGAGGAACAACCATTTGGAAATATATCGAGCTTTATGGAGACCTTGGTTTAGTGAAAAACCATGGACAATCTGCTAAGTTTGTTTACGATACAGGATTCCGTTTAAACCTGATTGCCGATTACTTCGAGTTATATTTTCCTGTTTACTCTAATTTAGGATGGGAAATTTCGCAACCACAATATGCTGAAAAAATTAGGTTTATAGTCACTCTTTCCCCAAAAACCTTATTAGGACTATTTAAAAGACGTTGGTATTAA